ATCTGATCGAGGATGTCATCTCACGCGGCCTGATGCCCGATTTATGCGTGATTGGTGAGCCCACCATGCTCGCGCCGATCATCGCCCATAAAGGGCGGTTCACGGTGCGCGTGGATATCCGGGGCCGCCCCGCCCATTCCTCCCAGCCTGCGCTGGGCGTCAACGCGCTTCACGCCATGGGGCATGCCATCGCAGCACTTGCGGATATGAGCGACGCTTTCGAACGCGATGGCCCCCATGTCAGCGGCTTCCTCCCCGATCACACGACCATGCAGGTCGGGCTCGCCAGTGGTGGCAGCATTCTGAATATCGTGCCCGAACAAGCCAGTTTCGAGCTCGAATGGCGTGCCGTACCGGGTGACGACAACGCCGCAATCTTCCAGTCCATTACGGAGCGTCTTGCGCCAATCGACGCAGCCCTGCGCGAGGCCGATCCATCTTGCGGGCTGACACTGACGCCCCTTGTCGACCTCCCGCCCCTGAACCTCTCACCCACATCGCCCCTGGTCTCGCTTTTGCAGCAGATTACGGGGCGCAACAGTGCGGGTTATGTCTCTTATGGGACGGAAGCCGGTATCTACCAACAGGCCGGGCTCGAGACGATCGTGTGTGGCCCCGGTGATATCGCCCAGGCGCATAAACCCGATGAATGGATCACAATAGACCAGCTGGCTCGATGTGAAACCATGATCGACCGTCTTGTCAGACAGGTCTGTCTTGCCGCATGAGTTGCGGGGCATCACCGCGCGATCATCACCCTGTCCGCAGGCGGCGGCAGCGCCTCCTGCCGAGCCTGGCGCTGCCGCGTCGCCTTCCCGAATTCCCAATCCTGATCGACCCACCTGATCTCTCACAGTGGAGGGCCGGCAATAACGGGATACCCGGTGTCATCGAGCGCGAGAGCCCTGTACCGGGGCCGGAAATCGCCGTGATTTCCCTTATTCATGGCAATGAGTTCGCGGGCGCCGCCGCTGCCGACCGTCTGCTCAGGGAAGATATCAGGCCCCTTTGCGGCACATTGCGCATCGTATTTGCCAATATGGCCGCCTTCGAACGTTTCGACCCGTCAAACCCGACCGCTTCGCGCTTCATCGGTGAAGACCTCAACCGTGTCTGGTCCAATGACAGGCTGAGCCAGAAGCCTGGTTCGGTTGAAATGGCGCGGGCACAGGAGTTGCTGCCCGTCATCCGGCGCAGCGACATGCTGCTCGATCTTCATTCCATGTTATGGGACTCGTCACCTCTCTTCATCTCGCCGCAGACAGAACGCTCGATCACACTGGCGGGCCTCCTCTCGTCGCAGGCCGACACGCCTTTTCTGACCCTCACCGATCTCGGGCATGTTGGAGGCGCAAGGCTGATTGAGCAGGAGGGTTTCATGGCACCCGGCGGCACAGGGCGCAGCGTGCTGCTTGAGGCAGGTCAGCACTGGCGACCGGAAACGGTCGAGACCAGCGCACGCGTCATTCGTCACTTTGTTGAGAATGCGGGGTTTGTGCATTGGGGCAGCCGGGGCGAGCCGGTTACCGTCTCACGTCAGGCAATGGTGACCGACAATGTCGTCGCCAGAAGCGCCAGTTTCGGGTTTACCGAGAGTTATCTCGGTGGTCAGGTAATCGAAAAGGCGGGCACGGTTATCGCGCTGGACGGTGATGATGAAATCTGTACGCCCTACGACCAATGCGTCCTCATCATGCCCAATCTGTGTGTGCGCAGAGGACAACTGGCGGTGAGGCTTGCACGCAGGCTATAGGCCCGATCCGGTCGCGGCAGCCAGACGACACTCTGGACACGATCGCAGCGAAACCCGGTCATACGATCCACCGCAATCGCCCCGCGCGGGCAAAAAAAGGGGGGCTCATTGCCCCCCTCTTTTATCCTCAGGCGCCGGGATAGGCGACGTCATAGATGGGGAAGCGACGGCAAAGCGCCTTTACCTCGTCATGAACGCGCTGCTCGACCCTGTCCTGCTCCTGCGTTCCGTAGGCACTCAGCACTTCATCGATCATTCGAGCGATCGTGCGGAATTCTTCAACGCCAAAACCGCGTGACGTCGCGGCCGGGCTGCCCAGACGGATACCGGAGGTCACAAACGGCTTTTCAGGGTCGAACGGGATTGCATTCTTGTTGGCCGTGATCCCGGCGCGCTCGAGAGCCGCCTCGGCAATCTTGCCCGTTACCTTCTTGGGACGCAGATCGACCAGAACGAGGTGGCAATCCGTACCACCGGTCACAATGTCAAAGCCGCGTGCCACAAGTTCCTCAGCCAGAACGCGGGCGTTCTCAGCCACCGCGCCCTGATACGCCTTGAACTTCTCGCCAAGGGCCTCGCCAAAGGCCACAGCCTTGCCAGCAATGACATGCATGAGCGGACCACCCTGAAGGCCCGGGAATACGGCGGAATTGACCTTCTTGGCGATGTCCGGATCATTCGTAAGCACAATGCCACCGCGCGGGCCGCGCAGCGTCTTGTGCGTGGTGCTGGTCACGATATGCGCGTGGGGCACGGGGCTCGGGAAAAGACCAGCCGCGACGAGACCGGCGAAATGCGCCATGTCCACCATCAGATAGGCGCCCACCTCGTCCGCAATGCGACGGAAGCGCGCAAAATCGATATGACGGGGATAAGCCGAGCCACCTGCGACAATAATCGTCGGCTTGTGCTCACGTGCAAGGCGCTCCATTTCCTCGTAGTCGAGGGTTCCGTCCTCGGCACGCACACCGTACTGCACCGCGTTGAACCACTTTCCTGAGTAGTTCGGTGCCGCACCATGCGTCAGATGTCCACCAGCGGCGAGGCTCATGCCCAGCACGGTGTCACCCGGCTTGCCGAGCGCCATGAACGCGGCCTGATTGGCGTTCGCGCCAGAATGGGGCTGCACGTTGGCAAACTCGACGCCAAACAGCGCCTTGATACGCTCGATTGCCAGATTTTCCACGCGGTCGACATCGACGCACCCGCCGTAATAGCGCTTGCCGGGCAGTCCTTCAGCGTATTTGTTGGTCAGGACCGAGCCCTGTGCCTCAAGAACGGCAAAAGAGGTGATGTTCTCGGATGCGATCAGTTCAATGCCATCCTGCTGACGGATCAGTTCGGCGTTGATGATTTCTGCCACCTCGGGGTCTGCTTCATTCAGACCGCGATGATAGAAATCGTGCTGGGGGGACATGTTCTCGCGAGTAGTCATTCTTTTCTCTCCCGGAGGGGGCGCACAGACGCGGAAAATGGCGTATCACGATGGGCAATATCCCAGATTTCCCCCCGCCGCCAACCCGTTTAGCGCGGGAGAGTTGTTTTAGAGGAAGACTGAATGGCCCAGCCCCTCGCCGCCCTGTGGCGGCGCAAACCGATTGACGTGGCAACCGACGGAAAAGGCGAACACGGGCTGCACCGCGTTATCGGACCGTTTTCGCTGATTGCCCTTGGGGTGGGCACGACCGTCGGGGCTGGCCTGTTTTCATTGACGGGCATTGCTGCGGCCCAGAATGCGGGGCCAGCAGTCATACTCGCTTTTGTGGTGGCTGCCATTGCCTGCGGGTTTGCCGCCTTCTGTTATGCCGAACTGGCCAGCATGATCCCGTCTGCCGGCTCGGCCTATTCCTACAGCTATGCTGTGCTTGGCGAGCTGGTTGCCTGGGTTATCGGTTGGGACCTTGTGCTGGAATACACTGTAGGGGCAGCAGCCGTAGCCTCGAGCTGGTCAAGCTATCTGGCCTCGATTCTGGGCCAGTGGAACCTGCATCCGGACCCGCGATGGATGGCATCCCCCATGAGCATGGTGAAGCTGCCGGATGGCAGCATGGCCCATGGCTGGATCAACCTTCCCGCCATGGCCGCAATCGTGTTCATCGTCATGCTTCTGCTGCGCGGCATTTCCGAGTCCACGCGCATCAATGCTGTGGTCGTGGTGCTCAAGCTCGGGGTGGTCGGCGCCTTCATCATATTCTGCTCGCCCTTCATCAAGCCCGAGCATTTCACCCCTTTCATTCCCCCGAACACGGGCGAGTTCGGCCATTTTGGCGTCTCGGGCATCATGCGAGCTGCTGGCATGATCTTCTTCGCCTATCTGGGCTTTGACATCATCGCCACCACCGCGCAGGAGGCCCGCAATCCAGAGCGAACCATGCCTATTGGCATATTGGGCAGCCTGCTCATTTGCACCATCATCTATATCGCCTTCGCCTTCGTGCTGACCGGCGTCGTTGATTATCGCCAGCTGGAGGGCGATGGCAGCCCTGTGGCAACGGCCATCGATATCACCCATCTGTTCTGGCTGCAGGGCGCTCTCAAGTTCAGCATCCTGTTTGGCTATATCTCGGTGCTGATGGGGCTCATGATGGGTCAGGTGCGCGTGTTCTACGCGATGTCGCATGATGGCCTGCTACCAGCGATATTTGGCCGCCTCAGCCCACGCACGCGGGCACCAGCCGTGTCTCACCTGATCTTTCTCGTGGTGACCTGCCTGCTGGCAGGGCTGGTGCCGATCTCCGTGCTCGGCAACATGACCTCAATCGGCACCCTGCTCGCCTTCGTGCTGGTCTGTGTGGGTGTCCTGATCCTGCGCATTCGTGAGCCAAACCGCCCCCGCGCGTTTCGCGCACCCGGCGGGCTGTTCACCCCGGTCTGCGGTATCCTGAGCTGCCTCGCGGTCATGGTGTCGCTGGATGCGCTCACCTGGCTACGCATGGTGGTCTGGCTGATCGCCGGACTGGTCGTTTATGCGCTGTATGGTATCAAAAAGAGCAAGCTTACTGCCGAGGGAACAACGCAATGATCACCGGATCCTTTCCACTCAGCCGTCCAAGACGTAACCGTTTTGACGGTTTCACGCGCCGCCTCGTGGCCGAAACGACGCTGACGATCGACAATCTGATCTGGCCGATCTTCGTGTGTGATGGCAAAGGGCAGCGCAGCAGTGTCGCCTCCATGCCCGGGGTCGAACGCGTGAGCGTGGACCTGCTTGAGGCTCATCTGGCCGAGGCCATCGGGCTCGGTATCCCCGCCGTGGCCCTCTTCCCGATCACCCCGACGGACATCAGGGATGCGACGGGCCGTGAGGCCACCAACCCGGACAATCTGATCTGCAAGGCAGCGCGTGAAATCAAGCGCCTGTACCCTGACCTTGGGCTGATCGGTGATGTGGCGCTCGACCCCTACACCGATCATGGCCATGACGGTCTTATCGAGGGCGATTACGTCGTCAATGACGCATCGGTAGAGATTCTGGCCCTACAGGCCATCAACCAGGCCGCAGCCGGGATCGACATCATTGCCCCGTCTGACATGATGGATGGTCGCATCGGCGCGATACGCACCGCTCTTGACAAGGCAGGGCACGACAACGTGCGCATCATGTCCTATGCCGCCAAATATGCTTCCGCCTTCTATGGTCCGTTCCGTGACGCTCTGGGGTCCGGGGGACTGCTCAAGGGCGACAAGAAAACCTATCAGATGGACCCTGCCAATTCCGATGAAGCGCTGCGCGAGGTCGCGCTCGACATCCAGGAAGGCGCAGATATGGTCATGGTCAAACCCGGCATGCCCTATCTGGACATCATCCATCGGGTACGCGAAACCTTCGCCGTTCCGACTTTTGCGTACCAGGTGTCAGGTGAATACGCGATGCTGATGGCGGCTATCCAGAATGGCTGGCTGGACCGCGATCGCGCCATACTTGAAAGTCTGCTTGCATTCCGGCGTGCCGGTTGCAATGGCGTCCTTACCTATTTCGCAGTCGAGGCTGCAAAGTTGCTCCGTAGCAGGCTGTGACGACCGCGCGCCAAAGGCGCGGCGGCAGGGCTTTCGCCGCCGGAGTGGCGGCGGAGGCTCACGCGCGCGAAACGCTTGCAAATGCGGGCTTCGTGCTTTTTGCCGAGCGATGCCGCACCCCATATGGCGAGATCGATCTCGTCGCGGCGACTGACAGTCTCATCCTGTTCGTTGAGGTCAAGCAGCGCCGCACACTGGATGAGGCCGCCTACGCCCTGAGGCTCCCCCAACAGCACCGTCTTCTGGCCGCCGCGGAGTATCTTCTTCAGACACAGCCGTCATGGCGACGCGAAAACACCCGGTGCGACCTCATGATATATGACGTCGCTGGGAATGTCGGATGGATCGAGGATATTCTGAGGGACGGTTAGTCCAACCGTCGAACAGCGCTGTTGCCCCTGCCCCGGACCCGCCTTAGATGAGAGACAGGAGTCTTCGGGGAGCGACCGCGGCTGCATGGCATGGCGGTCGGGAATGGTCGGCGGGAAACGCCGGGAGCACGGTCTGATTGGCTAACGGAGTTCATTAGCGGAGACCGGCTCCGATAAGATTCCTTGCAGGGGAAATCAGATACCAACCGCGCAGGAAGGCAGTTTAAGCGGGGCGCAATAGCGCCCCAGTCGATCAGCCGTGACGGCGAGCGTGATGCTTGCTGCTTGCCGGTGCCTTGGCGTGATAGACCACGGTGTGGACAAGGGCGCGACGTGACGGCGCTGACACGTGACGGGCGGCCACCTGATGAACGGCTGCACCGTGGTGATGCGTATAGGTTGTGACGGGGCGGTGATAGACGGGCGTGGCGGTCAGTGCATCAAGCGTCAGCTTGGAGGCTTCCCAATCGGTGATCTCTCTTGCGCTTGCACCATGAGAGGCAAAGGCTGCCCCAACGGCGACGACTGAAGCTGCAAGTTTGAGACCCGATAGGCGCCGCATTTTTTCTTCCCTCTGAGTGACTTCCGCCACGTTAGTCAGGACTGCGAAAGTACAACAAGAGGTCTCGGGAAGAATTTTTTACAAGAAGATTTACCGTTGCAATACTGCCACAGTTTAAGACGAAACCGTGGCAGCGCGCAGAGTTTATGGCTTAATCAAGGCAGATCAGGACACCTTTTTGGCGATCTGCTTTTCCTCCAGCAGAGACTCCAGTTCGCCACTCTGGAACATGTCGGTCACGATATCGCATCCGCCGATGAACTCACCCTTGATATAAAGCTGCGGCACTGTCGGCCACTGCGAAAAGTCCTTGATGCCCTGGCGCAGTTCCGGGCTAGCAAGCACATTGGCCGTCTCGAAATCGACGCCCATGTGCCCGAGGATCTGCACGACGCGTGCGGAAAAGCCGCATTGAGGGAACAGTTTGTCACCCTTCATGAAAAGCATGACGGGATTGTTGTCGATAAGCTGCTGAATCTGCTGAAAAGTAGCTTCGGCCATGGATCGCTCCTGTGCGCGAGATGCGCGTTGGGTCAATAATCGCTTAATTATAGACCCAACTGGTCTCGATTGTCAGGGGGTTTGTGTTTTGAGGGCCAGAGCGTGCAGCTCTGTCCCCATACGACCACCAAACGCGTCATAGACGAGCTTGTGCTGGCGCACCCGTGGGAGCCCCGCAAAAGCGGTACTGGTCACGGTTGCAGCATAATGGTCCCCGTCACCCGCGAGATCATGAATCTCGATCACGGCATCGGGCAGGGCAGCCTTGATGGTGCGTTCGATTTCTTCGGCGCTCATCGGCATGGTTCAGCGCTCCATCAGCTTGGGGAAGAACTCGGCATTGACCTTGCGCATACGCTCGGCCGACAGGCTCATACCGTCGGTCAGAACCAGTGAATCACCCCCTGAACGTCCGAGATGACGCACTGGCACATGAGCCTTTTCAGCTGCATCGATCAGCGCGGTAGCATGCCTGGTGGCCACCACGTAGCAGGCCTGGTCCTCGCCGAAGTAATAGGCATGGAGGCTCGTGCCGTGATGCGGCTTGTCAAGATGGCAGCCAACGCCGCTCGCCATGACCATCTCCGCCACGGCCACAAGCAATCCGCCATCGGCGATGTCGTGGCAGGCCTCGATGCGCCCTTCCCCGATCATCTTGCGCACGAAGTCACCGTTGCGACGCTCGGCGTGAAGATCGATGATCGGCGGGGCACCATCTTCGCGATGGCAGATCTCACGCAGCCATAGCGACTGGCCGAGCTCACCACGGATCTCACCGATCAGCACAAGCTCGCACTGCTCAGGCATGCCAAGACCAATCGCCTTGGTCACATCGTCGATCACACCGATAGCGCCGATGGCCGGCGTCGGCAGGATCGGCTGGCTCAGACCGCTCGGATGGCTCGTCTGGTTGTACAGCGAGACATTGCCACTCACGACCGGGAAATCCAGCGCGCGGCAGGCCTCACCCATGCCTTTGATGGCATCGGCGAACTGACCCATGATCTCCGGCTTTTCGGGATTGCCGAAGTTCAGGTTATCGGTCACGGCCAGCGGCAGCGCACCCGTTGCCGTGATATTGCGCCAGGCTTCTGCAACTGCCTGAGCCCCACCCGCATGCGGGTCAGCCTGACAATAGCGCGGCGTGCAATCGGTCGTCATGGCAAGACCGCGCTTCGTGCCCTCGACGCGAACGATGGCAGCATCGGCCGCACCGGGACGACGGGCCGTCTGGCCGCCGACACCACTGTCATACTGGTTCCAGACCCAGGCGCGCGAGGCGAGATCCGGGCAGGCCAACAGGGTCAGCAGCGCATGTTCGACACCCGCAGGATCGGCCACTGTGCCCAGACGCGCCGGCTTGGCAGCGTGCGTCATGGGACGATGGTAGAGCGGTGCCTCATCAGCCAGTGGCGCAAGCGGAATATCCGCCTCCGTCTTGCCAAGATGCTTGACCGTGATATGCGCCGTATCGGTCAACACGCCGACGATCGCGAAATCGAGGTCCCATTTTTCGAAAATGGCGCGGGCTACGTCAGTGCGCTCAGGCTTGAGCACCATGAGCATACGCTCCTGGCTCTCCGACAGCATCATTTCGTAAGCCGTCATGCCGGTCTCGCGCTGCGGCACCTTGTCGAGATCGAGCTCGATACCGACACCACCCTTGCCCGCCATCTCGACAGCAGAGGATGTGAGGCCAGCCGCGCCCATATCCTGAATCGCCACGATAGCGTCGGTCGCCATCAGTTCGAGACAGGCCTCGATCAGCAGCTTCTCGGTGAACGGGTCACCCACCTGCACCGTCGGACGCTTGGACGCCGCATGTTCGTCGAATTCCGCCGAGGACATGGTAGCGCCATGGATGCCATCGCGCCCGGTCTTGGAGCCGACATAGACCACCGGATTGCCGATACCCGCAGCAGCCGAAAGGAAGATGCGATCCTGGCGGGCAATACCAACGGTCATGGCGTTGACGAGCGGATTGCCATTATAGGCCGGGTGGAAGTTGATCTCACCGCCTACCGTGGGCACACCAACACAGTTACCGTAGCCACCAATGCCACGTACCACGCCATCAATCACGCGCTGCGTCACAGGAAGCGACGGGTCACCGAAGCGAAGTGCGTTCAGATTGGCAACGGGGCGCGCGCCCATCGTGAACACATCGCGCAGGATGCCACCCACGCCTGTCGCCGCGCCCTGATAGGGCTCGATAAACGACGGATGGTTGTGGCTTTCCATCTTGAAGACAGCCGCAAGACCGTCTCCGATATCCACAACACCGGCATTTTCACCGGGGCCATGAATGACCCAGGGGGCCTTGGTGGGCAGGGTCTTGAGATGCACACGCGATGATTTGTAGGAGCAATGCTCCGACCACATGACCGAGAAAATACCGAGTTCGGTTAGGCTGGGCACGCGGCCCATGATGTCCAGAACCTTCTGGTATTCCTCGGCAGAGAGACCGAAGCGGGCGGCGAGTTCAGCGTTGACGATCATGCTCATGCGACGAGACTCTTCACCAGACCCGAGAACAGCGGCACGCCATCTGTCGCGCCAAGATCGGGATCGACCAGGTTTTCAGGGTGGGGCATCAGGCCACAGACGCGCTTATTGGCGCTCAGAATGCCTGCGATGGAGCGCTGGCTGCCATTGGGGTTACTGACGCGGTTCGCGGCATCAAGCGTGCCCTTGGCGCAGACATAGCGGAAAGCCACGCGATCTTCACCCTCGAGGCGATCGAGCTCGGCTTCCGAGGCCGTGTAATTGCCGTCACCATGAGCCAGCGGCGCACGGAAGACATCGCCCTTGGACCAGTCACGCGTGAAGGCCGTATCCTGCGTCTCGACACGGAGGAACCCGTCCTGCGAAAGGAAACGCATCCCCGCATTGCGCAGGAGCGCCCCTGGTAGAAGCTGGGCTTCGGTCAGGATCTGGAACCCGTTGCACACGCCCAGCACATACCCGCCGCGCTCGGCGAAGGCACGCACCTCGCGCAGGATCGGCGAGTGTGCGCCCATGGCGCCCGAACGCAGATAGTCGCCGAAGCTGAACCCGCCCGGAAGGACAATCAGGTCCAGATCGGGGAGGCTCGTATCACGATGCCAGAGCATGGTGGGCGCCTTGCCGCTGACGAGACGAAGCGCCTGCTCCATGTCGCGCTCACGGTTCGTGCCAGGGAAAACGACGATACCGGCCTTCATGGCTTCCCTCCCTGGCCCGAACACGGATAGGCTTCGTGCAGAGCCGCAAAAACGGATTTGCCAACAGGGAATTTCAGGACGTCCTGATGAGCCTTGAGCCAGGACAGCACCTTGCCACGCATGGCATCGGTGGTTTCGGCGTCAGGGACGCAGAAACCGGCCACCGTGCCACTATCGCCATTGCTCTTGGCGTTCAGGGCCGAAAGCGCACCTGAATCGGCCATGCCGGCAATATAGGCATCACAGACGGCCTTGCCCTGGGGCTTGGAGCAGATGGCGCCAAAGCGACCCGCCTGCATGGAAGAGAGACGATGCTCATCAGCCTGAGCCACACCGGCCAGGCCGCCTGCTGGCAGTGCAAGAGCAACTGCCGCCAGAAGAGCCAGCTTGCGGGTCATCCAACAACCTCGACAGCGAAATCTTCGATCACGAGGTTCGCCAGAAGCTCACGGGCCATCGCCTCGCCCTGGGCGAGTGCCTTTTCACGATCTTCGGTCGCGATCTCGAGTTCCATGGTCTTGCCCACGCGCACTTCGCCAACATTGGCAAAGCCCAGCACCTCAAGGGCGTGACCAATGGCCTTGCCCTGCGGATCGAGCACGCCTTCCTT
The sequence above is drawn from the Asaia bogorensis NBRC 16594 genome and encodes:
- the argE gene encoding acetylornithine deacetylase codes for the protein MTAPKAQTMDIIAILEKLVSFDTTSRHANAPLIDWITALLDEQDVPYTRSRGPEDGKWNLHAIIGPVAPGGLALSGHVDCVPVEGQDWSRDPFSLTQQDERLYARGATDMKGFVAAMLAAIPRMQSLPLRKPVHLFFTFDEEITCNGARYLIEDVISRGLMPDLCVIGEPTMLAPIIAHKGRFTVRVDIRGRPAHSSQPALGVNALHAMGHAIAALADMSDAFERDGPHVSGFLPDHTTMQVGLASGGSILNIVPEQASFELEWRAVPGDDNAAIFQSITERLAPIDAALREADPSCGLTLTPLVDLPPLNLSPTSPLVSLLQQITGRNSAGYVSYGTEAGIYQQAGLETIVCGPGDIAQAHKPDEWITIDQLARCETMIDRLVRQVCLAA
- a CDS encoding M14 family metallopeptidase, which translates into the protein MSCGASPRDHHPVRRRRQRLLPSLALPRRLPEFPILIDPPDLSQWRAGNNGIPGVIERESPVPGPEIAVISLIHGNEFAGAAAADRLLREDIRPLCGTLRIVFANMAAFERFDPSNPTASRFIGEDLNRVWSNDRLSQKPGSVEMARAQELLPVIRRSDMLLDLHSMLWDSSPLFISPQTERSITLAGLLSSQADTPFLTLTDLGHVGGARLIEQEGFMAPGGTGRSVLLEAGQHWRPETVETSARVIRHFVENAGFVHWGSRGEPVTVSRQAMVTDNVVARSASFGFTESYLGGQVIEKAGTVIALDGDDEICTPYDQCVLIMPNLCVRRGQLAVRLARRL
- the glyA gene encoding serine hydroxymethyltransferase — protein: MTTRENMSPQHDFYHRGLNEADPEVAEIINAELIRQQDGIELIASENITSFAVLEAQGSVLTNKYAEGLPGKRYYGGCVDVDRVENLAIERIKALFGVEFANVQPHSGANANQAAFMALGKPGDTVLGMSLAAGGHLTHGAAPNYSGKWFNAVQYGVRAEDGTLDYEEMERLAREHKPTIIVAGGSAYPRHIDFARFRRIADEVGAYLMVDMAHFAGLVAAGLFPSPVPHAHIVTSTTHKTLRGPRGGIVLTNDPDIAKKVNSAVFPGLQGGPLMHVIAGKAVAFGEALGEKFKAYQGAVAENARVLAEELVARGFDIVTGGTDCHLVLVDLRPKKVTGKIAEAALERAGITANKNAIPFDPEKPFVTSGIRLGSPAATSRGFGVEEFRTIARMIDEVLSAYGTQEQDRVEQRVHDEVKALCRRFPIYDVAYPGA
- a CDS encoding APC family permease — encoded protein: MAQPLAALWRRKPIDVATDGKGEHGLHRVIGPFSLIALGVGTTVGAGLFSLTGIAAAQNAGPAVILAFVVAAIACGFAAFCYAELASMIPSAGSAYSYSYAVLGELVAWVIGWDLVLEYTVGAAAVASSWSSYLASILGQWNLHPDPRWMASPMSMVKLPDGSMAHGWINLPAMAAIVFIVMLLLRGISESTRINAVVVVLKLGVVGAFIIFCSPFIKPEHFTPFIPPNTGEFGHFGVSGIMRAAGMIFFAYLGFDIIATTAQEARNPERTMPIGILGSLLICTIIYIAFAFVLTGVVDYRQLEGDGSPVATAIDITHLFWLQGALKFSILFGYISVLMGLMMGQVRVFYAMSHDGLLPAIFGRLSPRTRAPAVSHLIFLVVTCLLAGLVPISVLGNMTSIGTLLAFVLVCVGVLILRIREPNRPRAFRAPGGLFTPVCGILSCLAVMVSLDALTWLRMVVWLIAGLVVYALYGIKKSKLTAEGTTQ
- the hemB gene encoding porphobilinogen synthase, encoding MITGSFPLSRPRRNRFDGFTRRLVAETTLTIDNLIWPIFVCDGKGQRSSVASMPGVERVSVDLLEAHLAEAIGLGIPAVALFPITPTDIRDATGREATNPDNLICKAAREIKRLYPDLGLIGDVALDPYTDHGHDGLIEGDYVVNDASVEILALQAINQAAAGIDIIAPSDMMDGRIGAIRTALDKAGHDNVRIMSYAAKYASAFYGPFRDALGSGGLLKGDKKTYQMDPANSDEALREVALDIQEGADMVMVKPGMPYLDIIHRVRETFAVPTFAYQVSGEYAMLMAAIQNGWLDRDRAILESLLAFRRAGCNGVLTYFAVEAAKLLRSRL
- a CDS encoding YraN family protein, which encodes MTTARQRRGGRAFAAGVAAEAHARETLANAGFVLFAERCRTPYGEIDLVAATDSLILFVEVKQRRTLDEAAYALRLPQQHRLLAAAEYLLQTQPSWRRENTRCDLMIYDVAGNVGWIEDILRDG
- the grxD gene encoding Grx4 family monothiol glutaredoxin, whose translation is MAEATFQQIQQLIDNNPVMLFMKGDKLFPQCGFSARVVQILGHMGVDFETANVLASPELRQGIKDFSQWPTVPQLYIKGEFIGGCDIVTDMFQSGELESLLEEKQIAKKVS
- a CDS encoding BolA family protein; the encoded protein is MPMSAEEIERTIKAALPDAVIEIHDLAGDGDHYAATVTSTAFAGLPRVRQHKLVYDAFGGRMGTELHALALKTQTP
- the purL gene encoding phosphoribosylformylglycinamidine synthase subunit PurL produces the protein MSMIVNAELAARFGLSAEEYQKVLDIMGRVPSLTELGIFSVMWSEHCSYKSSRVHLKTLPTKAPWVIHGPGENAGVVDIGDGLAAVFKMESHNHPSFIEPYQGAATGVGGILRDVFTMGARPVANLNALRFGDPSLPVTQRVIDGVVRGIGGYGNCVGVPTVGGEINFHPAYNGNPLVNAMTVGIARQDRIFLSAAAGIGNPVVYVGSKTGRDGIHGATMSSAEFDEHAASKRPTVQVGDPFTEKLLIEACLELMATDAIVAIQDMGAAGLTSSAVEMAGKGGVGIELDLDKVPQRETGMTAYEMMLSESQERMLMVLKPERTDVARAIFEKWDLDFAIVGVLTDTAHITVKHLGKTEADIPLAPLADEAPLYHRPMTHAAKPARLGTVADPAGVEHALLTLLACPDLASRAWVWNQYDSGVGGQTARRPGAADAAIVRVEGTKRGLAMTTDCTPRYCQADPHAGGAQAVAEAWRNITATGALPLAVTDNLNFGNPEKPEIMGQFADAIKGMGEACRALDFPVVSGNVSLYNQTSHPSGLSQPILPTPAIGAIGVIDDVTKAIGLGMPEQCELVLIGEIRGELGQSLWLREICHREDGAPPIIDLHAERRNGDFVRKMIGEGRIEACHDIADGGLLVAVAEMVMASGVGCHLDKPHHGTSLHAYYFGEDQACYVVATRHATALIDAAEKAHVPVRHLGRSGGDSLVLTDGMSLSAERMRKVNAEFFPKLMER
- the purQ gene encoding phosphoribosylformylglycinamidine synthase subunit PurQ produces the protein MKAGIVVFPGTNRERDMEQALRLVSGKAPTMLWHRDTSLPDLDLIVLPGGFSFGDYLRSGAMGAHSPILREVRAFAERGGYVLGVCNGFQILTEAQLLPGALLRNAGMRFLSQDGFLRVETQDTAFTRDWSKGDVFRAPLAHGDGNYTASEAELDRLEGEDRVAFRYVCAKGTLDAANRVSNPNGSQRSIAGILSANKRVCGLMPHPENLVDPDLGATDGVPLFSGLVKSLVA
- a CDS encoding Rap1a/Tai family immunity protein, with the translated sequence MTRKLALLAAVALALPAGGLAGVAQADEHRLSSMQAGRFGAICSKPQGKAVCDAYIAGMADSGALSALNAKSNGDSGTVAGFCVPDAETTDAMRGKVLSWLKAHQDVLKFPVGKSVFAALHEAYPCSGQGGKP
- the purS gene encoding phosphoribosylformylglycinamidine synthase subunit PurS; the protein is MKIRVNVMLKEGVLDPQGKAIGHALEVLGFANVGEVRVGKTMELEIATEDREKALAQGEAMARELLANLVIEDFAVEVVG